In the genome of Candidatus Reidiella endopervernicosa, one region contains:
- a CDS encoding adenylate kinase has product MKLILLGAPGAGKGTVAKLLTAIDGSVQISTGDILRAAVKAGSDLGKQAKAFMDAGDLVPDELIMNIMKDRLREDDCKAGYLLDGFPRTIPQAEQLKVLLEEIGEKLDAVVSLEVPRDVILDRLTTRRTCTDCGAIYNVKSNPTKEEGKCDKCGGPVVQRDDETEEAISNRLDVYNEKTAPLAGFYKNEGMLMEVVATSSDAVVDAIKEKVGL; this is encoded by the coding sequence ATGAAACTGATCCTTTTGGGCGCCCCAGGCGCAGGTAAGGGCACCGTTGCCAAGCTGCTGACCGCGATCGACGGCTCAGTACAGATCTCTACTGGCGACATCCTGCGTGCTGCAGTTAAGGCTGGCAGCGACCTGGGTAAGCAGGCCAAGGCGTTCATGGACGCAGGTGATCTGGTTCCTGACGAGCTGATCATGAACATCATGAAGGATCGTCTGCGTGAGGACGACTGCAAGGCCGGTTACCTGCTCGACGGTTTCCCCCGCACCATTCCCCAGGCTGAGCAGCTGAAGGTTCTGCTGGAAGAGATCGGCGAGAAGCTTGACGCTGTTGTAAGCCTTGAGGTTCCTCGTGATGTAATCCTCGATCGTCTCACCACCCGTCGTACCTGCACCGATTGTGGCGCGATCTACAACGTTAAATCGAACCCCACCAAGGAAGAGGGCAAGTGTGACAAGTGTGGTGGTCCGGTTGTACAGCGTGATGACGAGACCGAAGAGGCGATCTCTAACCGTCTCGACGTCTACAACGAGAAGACCGCACCTCTGGCCGGTTTCTACAAGAACGAAGGCATGCTGATGGAAGTTGTTGCTACTTCAAGCGATGCCGTAGTAGATGCAATCAAGGAGAAGGTTGGCCTCTAA